In Candidatus Bipolaricaulota bacterium, the DNA window CATGGGCGCGGGCGATCACCGCGGCGCGGTCATGGTCATAGTCAGACGAATCGAGGTGGGCGTGGGTATCGATCAGCTCTAACTCAGGCATCCTCCAACTCCTTGAACGCGTACGGGAGGGACTGGATCAGGTCGCGGGGGATGACCGACCGCTCCGCCCGATCGCGGGATAAAAGCTCGGCGGCACGGCCGTGCACGTACGCTCCTACGACGGCGGCGTCCGCAGGGGACACCCCTCCGGCGATGAGCCCGGCGATAAGCCCGGTGAGGACATCCCCGCTCCCTCCAGTGGCGAGTCCGGTGTTCCCGGTCGGATTGAGGAAGACCTCACCCTCCGGCGTCCCGATCGCGGTCGGTCGTCCCTTGAGAAGGAGAGTGACTCCATGGTCCTTTGCGAAGGAACGCGCGATCTTGATCCGCTCGGTGTCGACCTCTTCCGCTCTCCGTCCGACCAGCCGTGCCATCTCCCCTGGATGTGGAGTGAGGACAGCGCGTCCGGCGACCGGGGCGAGCGCATCGAGCCGCGCGGTAAGAGGATAAAGCCCATCGGCATCGAGCACGAGCGGCGCTTCGATCTCCTCCAACAAGCTGCGGACCAGCGTCCCCGTCTCCGGGGCGCGCCCCAGCCCGGGTCCGATCGCCACAACGTCAACGCGGGAACTTGCCTCTATAAGCGGGCGCAGTGCGGAAGGAGCGAGGTGTCCGTCGGAATCCGGGAGCGGAATCGTGAGCACCTCGGGTACAGCGGTCCCGACGATCGGAAGGATCGAGCGCGGGCAGGCGACGGTGACGAGTCCCGCTCCGGCGCGGAGAGCCCCGAGGGCGGACATGATCGCCGCACCGCTCATCCCAAGCGATCCGGCGACGATGAGGACACGCCCGAACGTCCCTTTGTGCCCGGCTGGTGAACGACCCGGAAGATGGTCGCGCACCCAGCTTTCGTCCGTCACTTGAGCGATCGGGACGACTCCCTTCCACAGCATTCCCGGATACCCGACCGGGATGAGCTCGATCCTCCCGCAGTACTCCCGCGCGGGATAGAGGAGGTGAGCGGGCTTGTACGCGGCCATGCACGCGGTCAGCTCAGCTCTGACTGCCGGCCCAATCGGAATTCCGGAGTCCGAGGGGAGCCCGCTCGGGAGGTCGACCGCGACTCGGAGCCCAGGTGCCCGATTGATCGCCTCTATCACAGCGGCATACCGTCCCGTGACCGGCCGATCGACCCCGATCCCGAACAACCCGTCGATCACCACATCCGCCGCCGCGGCAGCACGCATCAGGGGAGTCAGGTCGTCAGCGAGGGGACGGACAGCCCGGGGATCGAGGGCGGAGAGGGCGCGAGCGTTAGTACGGGTGGGATCGATCATGTCTTCGATCGGAGCAGTGGTGAACGCCCGTACCCGGAACCCGGCGCGAACGAGGATCCGGGCAGCGACGAGGGCGTCACCGCCGTTTCCCCCTTTGCCGCAGATGGCGACAACGCGCTTCCCCGGGGCGTAGCGTGCGACGATGCGGGCGACTCCACTCCCCGCGTTCTCCATCAGGGCTTCCGCCGGGATCCCGGCCGCCACCGCCGCCCGATCGAGGGTTTTTATCTGCGCTGCTTTCAAGACTTTATTCATTCTAACAACAATGTTAACAAGGAGTGCTTGATCAATCACCCTAAAAGACAAACGGGGGACCGATCGGTCCCCCGCTCATCAGGGAAAATCTAGAACCTGTCTTTTTTACTCACTGGCCGGAGCCGGCTGCTGCTCCTGCTCTCCACCACCAAACAGGCTGGAGAGCGAGAACTCAGCGGAAAGAACGAGCGTATTGCCCAGATCCTCGTTCAGCAGATAAGCCGCGTCCACGTTCAGCCCGGCTACGTTCAGC includes these proteins:
- a CDS encoding NAD(P)H-hydrate dehydratase, with amino-acid sequence MNKVLKAAQIKTLDRAAVAAGIPAEALMENAGSGVARIVARYAPGKRVVAICGKGGNGGDALVAARILVRAGFRVRAFTTAPIEDMIDPTRTNARALSALDPRAVRPLADDLTPLMRAAAAADVVIDGLFGIGVDRPVTGRYAAVIEAINRAPGLRVAVDLPSGLPSDSGIPIGPAVRAELTACMAAYKPAHLLYPAREYCGRIELIPVGYPGMLWKGVVPIAQVTDESWVRDHLPGRSPAGHKGTFGRVLIVAGSLGMSGAAIMSALGALRAGAGLVTVACPRSILPIVGTAVPEVLTIPLPDSDGHLAPSALRPLIEASSRVDVVAIGPGLGRAPETGTLVRSLLEEIEAPLVLDADGLYPLTARLDALAPVAGRAVLTPHPGEMARLVGRRAEEVDTERIKIARSFAKDHGVTLLLKGRPTAIGTPEGEVFLNPTGNTGLATGGSGDVLTGLIAGLIAGGVSPADAAVVGAYVHGRAAELLSRDRAERSVIPRDLIQSLPYAFKELEDA